A genomic segment from Pseudoxanthomonas sp. CF385 encodes:
- a CDS encoding UDP-2,3-diacylglucosamine diphosphatase — MSPLAAPPPMRRAVFVSDVHLGSKHCHAAEFADFLGGLRCRRLYLVGDIVDLWWMAQRRASWDAAHNRVIEALHALVRNGTELIYVPGNHDRPIRRFCGLMLPAMQVRRRAIHTTLDGRRLLVTHGDDYDGITHFGGLQEKFGDWLYYRILTGNRLTNQLRRRFGLRYWSLAEYLKRQSDAAERYIARFVQAGLDDARRRGLDGIVCGHIHRASLLQRDGLLYANDGDWVESLTALSEEADGSLCLLSHTGQILAEVAPRLRLVPQDVPRAA; from the coding sequence ATGAGTCCGCTGGCCGCGCCACCCCCGATGCGGCGCGCGGTCTTCGTCTCCGACGTGCACCTGGGTTCCAAGCACTGCCATGCGGCCGAGTTCGCGGACTTCCTCGGCGGCCTGCGCTGCCGGCGGCTGTACCTGGTCGGTGACATCGTCGACCTGTGGTGGATGGCGCAGCGCCGCGCGTCCTGGGACGCGGCCCACAACCGGGTGATCGAGGCGCTGCATGCGCTCGTGCGCAACGGCACCGAGCTCATTTATGTGCCGGGCAACCACGACAGGCCGATCCGTCGCTTCTGCGGCCTGATGCTGCCCGCCATGCAGGTCAGGCGCCGCGCGATCCACACCACGCTGGACGGACGCAGGCTGCTGGTCACGCACGGCGACGACTACGACGGCATCACCCACTTCGGCGGGCTGCAGGAAAAGTTCGGCGACTGGCTCTATTACCGCATCCTCACCGGCAACCGGCTGACCAACCAGCTGCGTCGCCGGTTCGGCCTCCGCTACTGGTCGCTGGCGGAATACCTGAAGCGGCAAAGCGATGCGGCCGAGCGCTACATCGCCCGTTTCGTGCAGGCGGGACTGGACGATGCCCGGCGCCGCGGACTGGACGGCATCGTCTGCGGCCACATCCATCGTGCGTCGCTGCTCCAGCGCGACGGCCTGCTGTACGCGAACGACGGCGACTGGGTCGAAAGCCTCACGGCACTCAGCGAGGAAGCCGACGGCAGCCTGTGCCTGCTGTCGCACACGGGCCAGATCCTGGCCGAGGTCGCGCCGCGCCTCCGCCTGGTGCCGCAGGACGTGCCGCGCGCGGCGTGA
- a CDS encoding class I SAM-dependent methyltransferase: MTEPDAPYLHGFSTVEQARLVKQARLLESTLFNHVDYTGVRRLLEVGSGVGAQTEILLRRFPDLHATCVDLNQVQLDAARDNLARMPWCRDRYTLQQADASRLPYGARDFDAAFLCWILEHVPNPARVLSEVRRVLAPGSPIYVTEVMNSSFLLHPYSPNTWRYWMAFNDFQYDSGGDPFIGAKLGNLLLAGGFRDVVTEIKTVHFDNREPARRKDMIAFWEELLLSAADSLVAADRVTQEIVDGMRREMHDVQNDPDAVFFYAFVQARATVY; encoded by the coding sequence ATGACCGAACCCGACGCGCCCTACCTGCACGGCTTCTCGACGGTGGAACAGGCCCGGCTGGTGAAGCAGGCCCGACTGCTCGAAAGCACGCTCTTCAACCACGTGGATTACACGGGCGTGCGCCGCCTGCTCGAAGTCGGCAGCGGCGTGGGTGCGCAGACCGAGATCCTGCTCCGGCGCTTCCCCGACCTGCATGCCACCTGCGTGGACCTCAACCAGGTGCAACTGGATGCCGCGCGCGACAACCTGGCGAGGATGCCGTGGTGCCGCGACCGCTACACCCTGCAGCAGGCCGACGCGAGCCGCCTGCCGTACGGCGCGCGGGACTTCGATGCGGCGTTCCTGTGCTGGATCCTCGAGCACGTGCCCAACCCCGCGCGCGTGCTCAGCGAGGTGCGTCGCGTGCTGGCACCGGGTTCGCCGATCTACGTCACCGAGGTGATGAATTCCTCCTTCCTGCTGCACCCCTATTCGCCCAACACGTGGCGCTACTGGATGGCGTTCAACGACTTCCAGTACGACAGCGGCGGCGATCCCTTCATCGGCGCGAAACTGGGCAACCTGCTGCTGGCGGGCGGCTTCCGCGATGTCGTCACCGAGATCAAGACGGTGCACTTCGACAACCGCGAGCCCGCTCGGCGCAAGGACATGATCGCGTTCTGGGAAGAACTGCTGCTGTCGGCGGCGGACTCGCTGGTCGCCGCGGACCGCGTGACGCAGGAGATCGTCGACGGCATGCGCCGCGAGATGCACGACGTGCAGAACGATCCCGATGCGGTGTTCTTCTATGCCTTCGTGCAGGCCCGCGCAACGGTTTACTGA